In the genome of Chelmon rostratus isolate fCheRos1 chromosome 24, fCheRos1.pri, whole genome shotgun sequence, one region contains:
- the arl13b gene encoding ADP-ribosylation factor-like protein 13B isoform X3, with amino-acid sequence MFSLMANCCNWLKRWREPARKVTLVMVGLDNAGKTATVRGIQGENPQDVAPTVGFSKVDLKQGKFEVTIFDLGGGKRIRGIWKNYYSESHGVVFVVDSSDVQRIQETRETMAEVLQHPRIAGKPVLVLANKQDQEGALAEADIIENLSLEKLVNENKCLCQIEPCSAVLGYGKKVDKSIKKGLKWLLNNIAKDYEAITERVQKDTAEQRAQEEQDKKERAERVRRIREERERQEREEAEREGRQIQEEEPDDENMPSPFQPISNVISENEDRENERKRQRELQEARTNSPKTDQEEEEDDNDEELDDTRQTPENGSSAAASEQDKKKTRKLQLKRKHRVDPLKTEDGPAESPTPPPPPASGV; translated from the exons ATGTTTAGCCTGATGGCGAATTGCTGCAACTGGCTGAAACGCTGGCGAGAGCCCGCAAG GAAAGTGACTCTGGTTATGGTGGGGCTGGATAATGCTGGGAAGACAGCCACAGTGCGAGGAATCCAAGGAG AGAACCCACAGGATGTGGCTCCTACAGTGGGCTTTTCCAAGGTTGACCTGAAGCAAGGCAAATTTGAGGTGACCATCTTTGACCTGGGTGGCGGGAAGAGAATCCGGGGCATCTGGAAGAACTATTACTCGGAGTCGCACGGCGTGGTGTTTGTGGTGGACTCTAGCGACGTCCAGAGGATCCAGGAGACACGGGAGACCATGGCCGAGGTCCTTCAGCACCCGCGCATCGCAGGGAAACCTGTGCTAGT GCTTGCCAATAAACAAGACCAGGAGGGAGCGCTGGCTGAAGCAGACATCATTGAGAATCTGTCGTTAGAGAAGCTCGTCAACGAGAACAAGTGTCTCTGTCAGATC GAGCCATGCTCTGCCGTTCTGGGTTATGGCAAAAAGGTCGACAAGTCCATCAAGAAGGGCCTGAAGTGGCTCCTCAACAACATCGCCAAAGACTACGAGGCCATCACCGAGCGCGTGCAGAAGGACACGGCGGAGCAGCGTGCTCAGGAGGAGCAGGACAAGAAGGAGAGGGCGGAAAGAGTACGGCGGATacgagaggagag AGAGCGGCAGGAGCGGGAAGAGGCGGAACGTGAGGGCAGgcagatccaggaagaggagcCTGATGACGAAAACATGCCCAGCcccttccagccaatcagcaacgTGATCTCTGAG AACGAGGACAGAGAAAACGAGAGGAAGAGgcaaagagagctgcaggaggcccGGACCAACAGCCCCAAGACCgatcaggaggaagaggaggacgacaACGACGAAGAACTGGATGACACAAGACAAACGCCGGAAAATGGCAGTTCAG CTGCAGCAAGTGagcaagacaaaaagaagacgaggaagctgcagctgaagaggaagcaCAGGGTGGACCCGCTGAAGACTGAGGACGGTCCAGCAGAGAgccccacccctccacctcctccag CGAGCGGTGTGTAG
- the arl13b gene encoding ADP-ribosylation factor-like protein 13B isoform X1, with translation MFSLMANCCNWLKRWREPARKVTLVMVGLDNAGKTATVRGIQGENPQDVAPTVGFSKVDLKQGKFEVTIFDLGGGKRIRGIWKNYYSESHGVVFVVDSSDVQRIQETRETMAEVLQHPRIAGKPVLVLANKQDQEGALAEADIIENLSLEKLVNENKCLCQIEPCSAVLGYGKKVDKSIKKGLKWLLNNIAKDYEAITERVQKDTAEQRAQEEQDKKERAERVRRIREERERQEREEAEREGRQIQEEEPDDENMPSPFQPISNVISENEDRENERKRQRELQEARTNSPKTDQEEEEDDNDEELDDTRQTPENGSSAAASEQDKKKTRKLQLKRKHRVDPLKTEDGPAESPTPPPPPVGWATPKVSRLPKLEPLGDSRHSEFYKKPLPPVANRPRPNGDAHDVIF, from the exons ATGTTTAGCCTGATGGCGAATTGCTGCAACTGGCTGAAACGCTGGCGAGAGCCCGCAAG GAAAGTGACTCTGGTTATGGTGGGGCTGGATAATGCTGGGAAGACAGCCACAGTGCGAGGAATCCAAGGAG AGAACCCACAGGATGTGGCTCCTACAGTGGGCTTTTCCAAGGTTGACCTGAAGCAAGGCAAATTTGAGGTGACCATCTTTGACCTGGGTGGCGGGAAGAGAATCCGGGGCATCTGGAAGAACTATTACTCGGAGTCGCACGGCGTGGTGTTTGTGGTGGACTCTAGCGACGTCCAGAGGATCCAGGAGACACGGGAGACCATGGCCGAGGTCCTTCAGCACCCGCGCATCGCAGGGAAACCTGTGCTAGT GCTTGCCAATAAACAAGACCAGGAGGGAGCGCTGGCTGAAGCAGACATCATTGAGAATCTGTCGTTAGAGAAGCTCGTCAACGAGAACAAGTGTCTCTGTCAGATC GAGCCATGCTCTGCCGTTCTGGGTTATGGCAAAAAGGTCGACAAGTCCATCAAGAAGGGCCTGAAGTGGCTCCTCAACAACATCGCCAAAGACTACGAGGCCATCACCGAGCGCGTGCAGAAGGACACGGCGGAGCAGCGTGCTCAGGAGGAGCAGGACAAGAAGGAGAGGGCGGAAAGAGTACGGCGGATacgagaggagag AGAGCGGCAGGAGCGGGAAGAGGCGGAACGTGAGGGCAGgcagatccaggaagaggagcCTGATGACGAAAACATGCCCAGCcccttccagccaatcagcaacgTGATCTCTGAG AACGAGGACAGAGAAAACGAGAGGAAGAGgcaaagagagctgcaggaggcccGGACCAACAGCCCCAAGACCgatcaggaggaagaggaggacgacaACGACGAAGAACTGGATGACACAAGACAAACGCCGGAAAATGGCAGTTCAG CTGCAGCAAGTGagcaagacaaaaagaagacgaggaagctgcagctgaagaggaagcaCAGGGTGGACCCGCTGAAGACTGAGGACGGTCCAGCAGAGAgccccacccctccacctcctccag tTGGATGGGCCACACCCAAAGTTTCTAGGCTGCCAAAACTAGAGCCACTCGGGGACTCGAGACACTCTG AATTTTACAAGAAGCCTCTCCCGCCTGTTGCGAACAGGCCACGGCCTAACGGCGACGCTCATGACGTCATTTTTTAA
- the arl13b gene encoding ADP-ribosylation factor-like protein 13B isoform X2 — protein MFSLMANCCNWLKRWREPARKVTLVMVGLDNAGKTATVRGIQGENPQDVAPTVGFSKVDLKQGKFEVTIFDLGGGKRIRGIWKNYYSESHGVVFVVDSSDVQRIQETRETMAEVLQHPRIAGKPVLVLANKQDQEGALAEADIIENLSLEKLVNENKCLCQIEPCSAVLGYGKKVDKSIKKGLKWLLNNIAKDYEAITERVQKDTAEQRAQEEQDKKERAERVRRIREERERQEREEAEREGRQIQEEEPDDENMPSPFQPISNVISENEDRENERKRQRELQEARTNSPKTDQEEEEDDNDEELDDTRQTPENGSSAAASEQDKKKTRKLQLKRKHRVDPLKTEDGPAESPTPPPPPVGWATPKVSRLPKLEPLGDSRHSASGV, from the exons ATGTTTAGCCTGATGGCGAATTGCTGCAACTGGCTGAAACGCTGGCGAGAGCCCGCAAG GAAAGTGACTCTGGTTATGGTGGGGCTGGATAATGCTGGGAAGACAGCCACAGTGCGAGGAATCCAAGGAG AGAACCCACAGGATGTGGCTCCTACAGTGGGCTTTTCCAAGGTTGACCTGAAGCAAGGCAAATTTGAGGTGACCATCTTTGACCTGGGTGGCGGGAAGAGAATCCGGGGCATCTGGAAGAACTATTACTCGGAGTCGCACGGCGTGGTGTTTGTGGTGGACTCTAGCGACGTCCAGAGGATCCAGGAGACACGGGAGACCATGGCCGAGGTCCTTCAGCACCCGCGCATCGCAGGGAAACCTGTGCTAGT GCTTGCCAATAAACAAGACCAGGAGGGAGCGCTGGCTGAAGCAGACATCATTGAGAATCTGTCGTTAGAGAAGCTCGTCAACGAGAACAAGTGTCTCTGTCAGATC GAGCCATGCTCTGCCGTTCTGGGTTATGGCAAAAAGGTCGACAAGTCCATCAAGAAGGGCCTGAAGTGGCTCCTCAACAACATCGCCAAAGACTACGAGGCCATCACCGAGCGCGTGCAGAAGGACACGGCGGAGCAGCGTGCTCAGGAGGAGCAGGACAAGAAGGAGAGGGCGGAAAGAGTACGGCGGATacgagaggagag AGAGCGGCAGGAGCGGGAAGAGGCGGAACGTGAGGGCAGgcagatccaggaagaggagcCTGATGACGAAAACATGCCCAGCcccttccagccaatcagcaacgTGATCTCTGAG AACGAGGACAGAGAAAACGAGAGGAAGAGgcaaagagagctgcaggaggcccGGACCAACAGCCCCAAGACCgatcaggaggaagaggaggacgacaACGACGAAGAACTGGATGACACAAGACAAACGCCGGAAAATGGCAGTTCAG CTGCAGCAAGTGagcaagacaaaaagaagacgaggaagctgcagctgaagaggaagcaCAGGGTGGACCCGCTGAAGACTGAGGACGGTCCAGCAGAGAgccccacccctccacctcctccag tTGGATGGGCCACACCCAAAGTTTCTAGGCTGCCAAAACTAGAGCCACTCGGGGACTCGAGACACTCTG CGAGCGGTGTGTAG